The Streptomyces sp. NBC_00483 genome contains the following window.
CGGTCGGAGGTGGTGGCAGGCACGGACGGTTCGGGGGACTGCTCTGGAGTCGGCACCCGCCCATGCTAAACACGGGCGGGCGCCCGGGCGTTGGTCAGCCCTCGACGACCGACGGGTCCATCCACATGACCTCGAAGGTGTGCCCGTCGATGTCGTCGAAGGCCCGCCCGTACATGAAGCCGTGGTCCTGCTTCTCGCCGGTCTCGGTGCCGCCCGCGGCGATCGCCCGGTCCACGAGCTCATCGACCTTCTCCCGGCTCTCGGCGCTCAGGGCCAGCAGCGTCTCGCTGTTCTTCGTGGAGTCGATGATCGTCTTCTTGGTGAAGCCCGCGTACTTCTCCTTCGTGAGCAGCATGATCACGATGTGCTCGCTGATCACGATGGAGCTGGTGGAGTCGTCCGAGAACTGGGCGTTGCGCTCGTACCCCAGCTCCGTGAAGAACTTGGTGGACGCCGCCACGTCGTTCACGGCCAGGTTCACGAAGATCATCTGCTGGTACTCGCTCATGATGTGTCCGTCGCCTTCTCGGAGAAGTGAAGTGGTGTGGTGCGTACGAACATGTAGACGGCCAGTGTCGTCAAAACTCATCGCGCCGTCAGCGGTGCCGCCGAAAGTTCCGCGACGAGCCAGGTCAGCGGCCCGAACACGACCAGCAGGGCGCAGGCCCTGAGCGCCACCGCCCCGCGCAGCGCCGTGGCGGGCGCGCCGATCCGCAGCAGCGCCTGCGTCGTGTGCCGCCGCGCCTGGCGGGCCTCGAAGGACGCGGTCACCAGCGTCGCCACGGCGCAGCCAACGACCAGCACCGCGCCGAGCGTCGCCAGCGGCCCGACGCCGGCCGCCGACCCCTCGCGCTCGCCGTACACCGTGGCCGCCGCGTACGCCCCCGACGCCACCGCGCAGACCACGCCGAGCGGGCGGCCGACGCGTCGCGCCTCCTCCTGGAGCACCCGGCCCGCGAGCAGCCGCACCGCCGAGGGGCGTACGGACTGCAGCGCGCGCCCGCACAGATACGTGAGCCCGGGACCGGCGAGCGCCAGGCCGAGCGCGGTCAGCGTCCACCCGGCGAGCACGCCGGTGGGGCTGCCGGTGAGGCCGCCGGGCAGCCGGGAGCCCGCGGCGCCGCGCGCGCTCGCCGCGTACGTCTCCACGGCCAGGCCCGCGGCGAGCAGCGCGAAGCCCCACGGCAGTCCGGTCGGAGCGGCCGCCGGCTCATGGGGTTCCTCGGTGCCCCTGACGGGCCGGGCGAGCTGAGGGCGCAGCGCGAGGGCGCTCGCCGCGGACGCCGCGAGCGGCACCCAGGTCAGCAGGGTGAGCGTGGCGGCGAGCGGAAGGGGCCGGTCGGCGGCGAGCAGTCCGCTGGCCGCGCCGTCGAACGGAAGGCCGGAGAGGTCGCCCCGCAGATGCAGGAAGAACAGCAGCGCCAGCATCGAGCCGAGCGTGCAGGCGATCGCCGTGGAGATCGCGGCGAGCAGGGTGAGGCGGGCCGGGCCGAGGCCCACGGCGGACAGGCCGGCGCGCGGCTGCGTGCCGGGGTCGGAGCGGGCAACGGCGACCGCGAAGTACACCGTCGCGGCGATCGGCAGCGCGCACCAGGCGAGGCGCAGCAGGGAGTTGGCCGCGGTCTCCGGGTGCCCGAGCGCGTGGCCGAGCGTGCACAGGAGCAGAAAGCCGGTGCCGGCCGATGCGGCGGCGACCAGGAGTCTGCGCAGCTGGACCAGGGGGTGCGCGCCGCGCGCTAGACGGAGAGCGAGCACGCGGCCCGGCCTTCCGCTTCGGGGGCCTTCTCGGGCAGCGGCACGGTGTGCACGCGGCGCCCGTCGAGCAGCGACTCCGTGCGGTCGGCGAGCGCGCCCACCGCGGAGTCGTGGGTGGCGAGGACGACCGTGATGTCGTGCGAGCGGGCCGCGGCGGTGAGGGTGCGCATGATGTGGGCGCTGTCGGCGCGGTGCAGGGTCGCGGTCGGCTCGTCGGCGAACACCACGTGCGGGGCGTGCGCGAGGGCGCGGGCGATGGAGACGCGCTGGCGCTCGGCCACGGACAGGGCGTGCGGGCGCTTGCGGGCGAGGCGGCCGACGTCGAGCCGGTCGAGCCACTCGTGGGCGGCGGTCTTGGCGGGGCGCCGGGGGGTGCCGCGCAGCATCAGCGGCAGGGCGGCGTTCTCCCACACGTTCAGCTCGGGAACGAGGACCGGCTCGGGGTCGATCCAGCCGAACCGGTCGCGGCGCAGCCGCTCGCGGACCAGCGGGCCCATCGTGTGCACGGGCGTGCTGTTGAACCACACCTCGCCCTGCTGCGGCAGGAGCTGACCGGAGAGGCAGCGCAGCAGCGTCGTCTTCCCGCTGCCGCGCGGCCCGGTGACGGCGAGGATCTCGCCCTCGCGGACACCGAGCGAGACACCGGTGAGCGCGGGGGAGCCGCTGTCCGATCCGCTGTGCGCAAAGTGCAGGGCACGCGCCCACAGCACGTCGTTGTCCGGCGGGGCCACCATGACGTACACCTCGGTTCTGATCAGTTGCCTTCCCCCTATCGGGGGAACGAAGGCGGGGCCGATCGGTCACTGGGCACCGTAAGGACGCGCGGACGCGGGCCGGAGAAGGGCACGGCCCGGTTGCCTCCCATCTCACTCGGATGGGTGCAACCGGGCCGTTTATCAAGCCAGTTGGCGTTCCGTGGCCGCGCTGGCTCAGACCTTGGACCGGGCCGGGATCAGGTCCCGGCTCAGGCCTGGATCAGATCTTCTCCCAGGCCTCCGTGAGGACCTGTCGGATGATCCCTTCGATCTCGTCGAAGGTGGACTGGTCGGAGACCAGCGGCGGGGAGAGCTGGATGACCGGGTCGCCACGGTCGTCGGCGCGGCAGTACAGGCCGTACTCGAAGAGCTTCTTCGACACGTAGCCGTACAGGATCCGCTCGGACTCCTCGTCCGTGAACGTCTCCTTGGTGGCCTTGTCCTTCACGAGCTCGATGCCGTAGAAGAAGCCGTTGCCGCGGACGTCGCCGACGATCGGCAGGTCGTTCAGCTTCTGCAGCGTGTTGAGGAAGTTCGCCTCGTTGTCCAGCACGTGCTGGTTGAGGCCCTCGCGCTCGAAGATGTCGAGGTTCGCGAGACCCACGGCGGCGGAGACCGGGTGGCCACCGAACGTGTAGCCGTGCAGGAACGTGTTGTCGCCCTTGTAGAACGGCTCGGCGATCCGGTCGGAGACGATGGCCGCACCGATCGGGGAGTAGCCGGACGTCATGCCCTTGGCGCAGGTGATGATGTCCGGGATGTAGCCGAACTTGTCACAGGCGAACATCGTGCCGAGGCGGCCGAAGGCGCAGATGACCTCGTCGGAGACGAGCAGCACGTCGTACTTGTCGCAGATCTCGCGCACGCGCTGGAAGTAGCCGGGCGGCGGCGGGAAGCAGCCACCGGCGTTCTGCACCGGCTCGAGGAAGACGGCCGCGACCGTCTCCGGGCCCTCGAACTGGATCTCCTGCTCGATCTGGTCGGCGGCCCAGCGGCCGAAGGCCTCCGGGTCGTCGCCGTGGATCGGGGCGCGGTAGATGTTCGTGTTCGGCACCTTGTGCGCGCCCGGGACGAGCGGCTCGAAGGGGGCCTTGAGGGCCGGCAGACCCGTGATGGACAGGGCGCCCTGCGGGGTGCCGTGGTAGGCGACCGCGCGGGAGATGACCTTGTACTTCGTGTGGTTGCCGTTGAGCTTGTGGTACTGCTTCGCCAGCTTCCACGCGGTCTCGACGGCCTCGCCGCCACCGGTGGTGAAGAAGACCTTGTTGAGGTCGCCCGGCGCGTAGTGGGCCAGGCGCTCGGCCAGCTCCACGGCCTTGGGGTGGGCGTACGACCAGATCGGGAAGAACGCCAGCTCGGCCGCCTGCTTGGCGGCGACCTCGGCGAGCTCCTGACGGCCGTGACCTGCCTGGACCACGAACAGGCCGGAGAGGCCGTCCAGGTACTTCTGGCCCTTGTCGTCGTAGATGTAGGTGCCCTCGCCACGCACGATGGTGGGAACGGGCGCGTTCTCGTACGACGACATGCGGGTGAAGTGCATCCACAGGTGGTCGTACGCGGTTCGGCTGAGGTCCTTGCTCACGGCTATCGGGTTCCCCACATATAGGTCTGCTTCTTGAGCTTCAGGTAAACGAAGCTCTCGGTGGAGCGCACTCCGGGGAGGGCCCGGATGCGTCGGTTGATGACCTCCAGAAGGTGGTCGTCGTCCTCGCAGACGATCTCCACCATCAGGTCGAACGAGCCCGCGGTCATCACGACGTACTCGCACTCCGGCATGTCGGTGAGCGCATCCGCCACGGGATCCAGGTCGCCCTCGACGTTGATGCCGACCATCGCCTGCCGCCTGAAGCCCACGGTGAGCGGGTCGGTGACGGCGACGATCTGCATCACGCCCTGATCGAGGAGCTTCTGGACGCGCTGGCGCACTGCCGCCTCGGACAGGCCCACGGCCTTTCCGATGGCGGCGTACGGACGCCTGCCGTCCTCCTGAAGCTGTTCGATGATGGCGAGGGAGACGGAGTCGAGCGGCGGATTGCTGCCGTTCCTCGAACTGGGTCCCTTGGGGTCTGCGCTACGACTGGCCACGGCCTCACTGTGCACGAGGACTCATCCGTTTCGCAAGCCCGGATCGATGAAATTCGTTGTTTGCGAGGTTCAACCTCACGGATTCCGTAGTTCAACAGGGGTAGGGGGTGTCGAAAACGTCGGTCCACCGTCTAGGGTGGGCGTCTCAATCTTTGGACAGCGAACAGTCAGGAGGCCGGCAGTGAGCACGAGTGAGCTGGGACGGCTGCGTAAGCTACGTAACTTTGTCGCCGGTGAGTTCAAGGACGCCGCCGACGGACGGACCACCGAGGTGGTCAACCCCGCCACGGGCGAGGCGTACGCGACCGCGCCGCTGTCCGGGCAGGCCGACGTCGACGCCGCGATGGCCGCCGCCGAGGCCGCGTTCCCGGCCTGGCGCGACCTGGTCCCGGGTGAGCGCCAGAGGTACCTCCTGAAGATCGCGGACGCGTTCGAGGAGCGCGCCGAGGAGCTCATCGCCGTCGAGTCGGAG
Protein-coding sequences here:
- a CDS encoding Lrp/AsnC family transcriptional regulator, which codes for MHSEAVASRSADPKGPSSRNGSNPPLDSVSLAIIEQLQEDGRRPYAAIGKAVGLSEAAVRQRVQKLLDQGVMQIVAVTDPLTVGFRRQAMVGINVEGDLDPVADALTDMPECEYVVMTAGSFDLMVEIVCEDDDHLLEVINRRIRALPGVRSTESFVYLKLKKQTYMWGTR
- a CDS encoding ABC transporter ATP-binding protein, translated to MVAPPDNDVLWARALHFAHSGSDSGSPALTGVSLGVREGEILAVTGPRGSGKTTLLRCLSGQLLPQQGEVWFNSTPVHTMGPLVRERLRRDRFGWIDPEPVLVPELNVWENAALPLMLRGTPRRPAKTAAHEWLDRLDVGRLARKRPHALSVAERQRVSIARALAHAPHVVFADEPTATLHRADSAHIMRTLTAAARSHDITVVLATHDSAVGALADRTESLLDGRRVHTVPLPEKAPEAEGRAACSLSV
- a CDS encoding aspartate aminotransferase family protein, translated to MGNPIAVSKDLSRTAYDHLWMHFTRMSSYENAPVPTIVRGEGTYIYDDKGQKYLDGLSGLFVVQAGHGRQELAEVAAKQAAELAFFPIWSYAHPKAVELAERLAHYAPGDLNKVFFTTGGGEAVETAWKLAKQYHKLNGNHTKYKVISRAVAYHGTPQGALSITGLPALKAPFEPLVPGAHKVPNTNIYRAPIHGDDPEAFGRWAADQIEQEIQFEGPETVAAVFLEPVQNAGGCFPPPPGYFQRVREICDKYDVLLVSDEVICAFGRLGTMFACDKFGYIPDIITCAKGMTSGYSPIGAAIVSDRIAEPFYKGDNTFLHGYTFGGHPVSAAVGLANLDIFEREGLNQHVLDNEANFLNTLQKLNDLPIVGDVRGNGFFYGIELVKDKATKETFTDEESERILYGYVSKKLFEYGLYCRADDRGDPVIQLSPPLVSDQSTFDEIEGIIRQVLTEAWEKI
- a CDS encoding VOC family protein; its protein translation is MSEYQQMIFVNLAVNDVAASTKFFTELGYERNAQFSDDSTSSIVISEHIVIMLLTKEKYAGFTKKTIIDSTKNSETLLALSAESREKVDELVDRAIAAGGTETGEKQDHGFMYGRAFDDIDGHTFEVMWMDPSVVEG